A window of Ooceraea biroi isolate clonal line C1 chromosome 9, Obir_v5.4, whole genome shotgun sequence genomic DNA:
AAGCAAAAGCGACTAATGCTATCGAATGATTCAAAAAACCAAGAAACAGGGAACTTTTTATACACAGATATGAAATAGTCATCATTTTACTTTCAAGTCGCAGGATAATAGTGCTTTCATTCAAGATATTGATAAATCTTGAgtattaatatgataaaagataattaaatgtttgaaTTGTCCTCTCGTGCAACATAAGTTATTTAATGAATGAATTTGCAGCAATTATGTCATATTCGGCGAATCCGTTTGCAACTGTGACGCCTCCGCCCCGTCCTACAATCAATCAGATTCGACAAGATCCATGGACAGCGAATTCAACAAGTTCTACGGCTAATCCGTTCCTCTCGTAGCCCGATGAATCGAAAGCTCCGTAGTTATCATAGTCTACGAGACGTTTGCAATTTTACATGTAACCCTGTACGGTATAGAACTCGGTTAACGGTAAAATACGATCTTGATTAAACAGCAACTACGCGGGTAGGGAAAGACGCAAGTAACATTACTGTAAAACGGAGCGAACATCTTTATTAATGAATTTCTCATTGGGAACCTCAAGGATGAAACACTTCGcaatgatgatgatgttgatgataatgataatgataatgatagtggtgatgataatgatgaaacACATTTATGGTCACTGTACaagcttttcttttcttcttttttttcttgcatgTATTACTCGCTTTTTAAAGTTTATTGTGGAATCATCAGCTGAAAAACTGATAGAAGTGTGGCATATATGTGTAACTGAGCAATGGTTAGGCGATTGAAAGGTGAATCATGTTTTCTAACTTCGAACGCTTAAACGCGATTCCTCTCTCCTACATCTCCCAAAGTACGGCTAGATTTTATATACTCCTTTCACTATATAGTCTATTTTCTATGTACGAATCAATTCAGGGAAAGATTGCTTAGTAACATCACTTCGCTGGGATAAGGATGTAAAATAACGCTGGCGTTGAAATCAGTTTATGCGTTTTATATTTGTACACGCGTTTTCTATGCGGTAAAAATGAGATCGTGAGACTGTACAATCGTGATTTGCAAGagcattattatatcgaaCAGGGTTTCGTTTGCATCATACGCTTGAAACACACGTCGATTATGATctgtaaaaaacaaaaaggaagaaaatatcAATGTGGCTTGCTTTCTAACGATAAGAATCCATAATACGGGCAGCTACTGTGTGTTGCAAAATGTGCAAGCGCGAAATTCTTACACAGCCGTGCGGCTGATCATTCACGAATAACGATGTATTGTGCGATCTATGATACACCTAACGCACTTCTGCACGAGAATGCAACTGCGAAAAGTAGCACTCACGCTGAAAATACGCTGGAACAATAATCCGcattgtttttattacttaGATTTGCGGTTTCAATCAATCGTGagcatatttatgtaaatttggTGGATCTTTAGCTGAAGAAtcaaactaaaaaaaaaacaaacgatAAGTATTGCGTCTATTGTATTCGAGGATTAGggacatttaaattaaaataccgGTACATTATTTCTAAGACTACTTTTGTGGACAGTTGTTTATCGAAACACCCAAAGCTATTTAAAGAGCAAAGTCGCGCTTCTTGAGCGATCGCAGTAAGTCTCGCAAAATTGTTCTTGCCTAAATAGGCAAGCGAAATCGCtatcatatttttcaaatttacatGACTCCGAAATAggaatcaaatttttttacatatgaGACAAGTTACAGGCGTATCTTAATTTACACAAGGaatgtacatacattacaGCATATCGTTCCCCATTTGTCAATTGTTTGTACTATTTTTAACGATGGATATATTGGTAAACAAGTTTTAGTGATACTGGAAAGCTTGCACACAGGACGTTGTCATTCTGTGTTTGCAGGACAACttgttaaattgtttttttttttttctctcttagaTATGCTAACTGTATCAATGATATGCATCTGCTACTACGTGATCTAATATTTATCTGTTTATGAGTAGTATATAGATCAAAGATACAATTTTTCCAGGCGAAATCGTTAATCTCGTGCATGTATGGatcatctttttcttcaaaataatgcattttacaattttatacaaagAAACTTCTTAGCTATGAAGCATTGACAAAGGGGAACTGTATTCGCTTATCTACTCAAGTAAATCAGAAATTGCACGATTCAAGCTGTTCTACGTAACGTCGAGCAAATAATTccaatgtattatttatcgttaaatctATAATTTCTGTTGGCTTTATGCAATTTTAACATATACTTGCTTATATGAgtgaaattgtatatttaatatctattatttatccaGATGTTCGCCAGGATATGAAGTTAAATTGTACGTGATACGTGCACATTGACGcataaagatttttattgtacgataACTTAGCGATTTGAAGATATGGATTCCATTAGTCATCATGCTAATTAAATATCGGATGATGTACCCTGTATTTCTTGATTTCGTTTATGtacctatatttttttacctgtTTTATTTAAGTAACAAATATGAAATCATGATATATACACAGCTTCATCTCTGTGCGAACAATGGAATATTCTTGTTTAGCTTTTAGAGCCGATGTAATTGCAGAAAAATTCaaagaacatttatataaataaatattatatattttagtagattatatatgatatacttattaatattatacaaataaatataaagatttttaagttttctcACATTAAGCATCTGAAATTCCTTTAACACTGCTTTCCAGACTAAACCTTGTACATACAAGTCTGATTATACTAATCGTGAGTCTATACACACTTAAACAACTGAAATCATTGTGTAAAAAAATGGGAAAGAACAACAACGTTCACATTGAATCttgaataaaaaagttatttatcttcacttcaaatttattttatttattaagagatacatgttacatatacataatacatatttatatatataaaagtttaataaaaaatttatgattaattaagGAGATAAGTCCATCGCAGAGTTGTCTTTGAGCCATGGAAGGAAGTAAGAGCGTACTTGAGTATTCAATTGCCTTATTTCAGCATTCATTAGTTCAAGCTTCCGAACTTGTTGCACAAAACATGTGATTCCTATTTTGCAAAGACTACTTAATTGctctattttctttattatgtatcttattacatatacatgtatgctCTTCTTAATTTACGTACCTTCTCTTCCTTCTGGATatccataattttttataacatccATTTGAACCTGCATTACTATGGGAAATACAATCTGCATCATTTTCAACACGTCATTACCAGATCTTTCCTTCGCCTCTGACAATTTCTGTGCATTTTCCGGCGTGTTCAGTGCTGTTACAATATTTGTCATTGCAgctgaaaaaaaggaaaattagcTTATTTTGCAACTTGATATAGTGCATTATAAGTTTAGAAAAActcttattaaatgttaatgatACCTTTCAGAGTTTCTATCGTGACTTCAGGAACTGCCATAATGAATCGTTGAACATAACATAGGTTATGCTTCTACTGATCTTTATTATCGTTAGACTGAATTaattatgtgtaatatatcAATGTACAATAGGTTATTTTCCTCATCTCACTTTACAGATTTTAAGACAAAAATCCTTCGCCGTTCATACTGCATGCAGACTGTTTCACGTTTAATTGCACTTACAAATCTTTTATAACTTTTGccgttaaatatatattatttagaaataaatatttatatgatttgtTGTTAAACAATATTACTTGTAcataacttatttatttaatacctCATTAAGTATTAATTAGACGTAATTCTTACATCCATGATTACGACTCAAAAGGTTTGTTGGATTTGTAAAGAGCGTCTAGAATAGAGTCTGGACATCTCACCCAAAACCCCTCAAAATGGCGTACATTTACAGTGGACACTGGACACTTTGATTGGCTCCGCCATTGTGAGGGGCCTGAGAACGTCAACCAATGGAAAGATGTCCACGAGATGTCCAGACTCTGTATTCTAGTGTCTCTAGGATGCGACCAATCTCAagctgcaagttgattggctacatatttctcggaccgagatctcggaccgatttctagcatgCCGCATGGACACAa
This region includes:
- the LOC105277369 gene encoding protein C10 — protein: MAVPEVTIETLKAAMTNIVTALNTPENAQKLSEAKERSGNDVLKMMQIVFPIVMQVQMDVIKNYGYPEGREGITCFVQQVRKLELMNAEIRQLNTQVRSYFLPWLKDNSAMDLSP